In the Peptoclostridium acidaminophilum DSM 3953 genome, one interval contains:
- a CDS encoding alpha-hydroxy-acid oxidizing protein, producing the protein MDMKEIKKLAKERMNGLCNLCKECNGLYCAGQVPGMGGTGTGDSFKRNFEALKNVKLVLRTMHGAKNPDMSVEVLGEKLDLPLICAPVTGSDINMGGYLSEQEYCDAVVFGSKKAGTIAMVGDSGKSEFYVAGLDSVKRANGYGVAVIKPRENDEVIKRLEMAHEAGVKMVGMDIDGAGLVTMALFGQPVGPKSMEDIAAIKKATKLPFILKGIMSADEAELAAEAGVDAIVVSNHGGRVLNHTLGAAEVLPSIARAVKGRVTILADGNVREGADILKYIALGADAVLAARPMIWGAVGGGEDGVKAVIDNFKSQLYQAMLLTGCSSISDIDESKIVNLNVIK; encoded by the coding sequence ATGGACATGAAGGAAATTAAGAAGCTTGCAAAAGAAAGAATGAACGGCCTTTGCAACCTGTGCAAGGAGTGCAACGGCCTTTACTGCGCAGGACAGGTGCCCGGAATGGGCGGAACCGGAACAGGGGATTCGTTCAAGAGAAACTTCGAGGCCCTCAAAAATGTCAAGCTGGTACTCAGGACTATGCACGGCGCCAAGAATCCCGACATGAGTGTCGAGGTGCTCGGGGAGAAGCTGGATTTGCCTCTAATATGTGCGCCTGTAACGGGAAGCGACATAAACATGGGCGGCTACCTTAGCGAGCAGGAATACTGCGACGCTGTAGTTTTTGGAAGCAAGAAAGCCGGCACGATAGCAATGGTTGGAGACAGCGGCAAGAGCGAATTCTACGTGGCAGGTCTTGACAGCGTCAAGAGGGCAAACGGCTACGGGGTCGCAGTAATAAAGCCAAGGGAGAACGACGAGGTAATAAAGAGACTTGAGATGGCTCATGAGGCCGGAGTGAAGATGGTAGGCATGGACATAGACGGAGCAGGCCTTGTTACAATGGCACTTTTCGGACAGCCTGTAGGACCTAAGAGCATGGAGGACATAGCGGCAATTAAAAAAGCCACAAAGCTGCCGTTCATACTCAAGGGCATAATGAGCGCTGATGAGGCTGAGCTTGCCGCAGAGGCCGGAGTGGACGCGATAGTTGTCTCAAATCACGGCGGAAGGGTACTAAACCATACCCTGGGAGCAGCTGAGGTGCTGCCTTCGATAGCGAGAGCCGTAAAGGGCAGGGTGACTATACTTGCAGACGGTAACGTGAGAGAGGGCGCCGACATACTTAAATATATAGCGCTCGGTGCAGATGCGGTGCTTGCTGCAAGACCTATGATATGGGGAGCAGTAGGAGGCGGCGAGGATGGAGTCAAAGCGGTTATAGACAATTTCAAGAGCCAGCTTTACCAAGCTATGCTGCTCACAGGCTGCAGCAGCATTAGCGACATCGACGAGAGCAAAATAGTAAACCTTAACGTCATAAAATAA
- a CDS encoding nucleoside recognition domain-containing protein → MVEIAKEAVFGSLNTIFKIAVIVIPLMVAMQLLKDYKILDRFADALKPVTGFFGMSKQASFPLLIGLVFGISYGAGAIVQSSRDGSLTRRDITLVVLFLVNCHAVIEDTLVFVAVGANGFILLGSRLVAAVVLTYAMSKWLDRTDPQFK, encoded by the coding sequence ATGGTTGAAATAGCAAAAGAAGCTGTGTTTGGAAGCCTAAATACAATATTCAAAATAGCAGTCATTGTAATACCCCTTATGGTGGCTATGCAGCTGCTCAAGGATTACAAGATACTCGACAGATTTGCTGACGCACTAAAGCCTGTAACAGGTTTTTTCGGTATGTCAAAGCAGGCGTCGTTTCCGCTGCTAATAGGGCTCGTATTTGGAATATCTTACGGCGCCGGAGCCATAGTGCAATCAAGCAGGGACGGCTCGCTTACAAGGCGTGACATAACGCTTGTGGTCTTGTTTCTTGTAAACTGCCATGCAGTAATCGAAGATACGTTAGTTTTCGTTGCAGTGGGGGCAAATGGTTTCATACTGCTCGGGTCAAGACTGGTTGCGGCAGTAGTGCTTACATATGCCATGTCAAAATGGCTTGACAGAACGGATCCGCAGTTTAAGTAG
- a CDS encoding endonuclease MutS2: MNSKALSVLEYNKIVGMLVDKTTSSLGARHAREITPSSEMEEVQHMQKETSEAQSMILKSGNIPLGGIHDIEHLAKRAQLGSSLEPGQLLMVCDCLRAARRIKGFIGKNSPEAYPLMHVLSQELSVFRDIEDDIENSIIGENEIADTASHELKSIRRRLVQKNEDIRAKLHSIITSTSYQKYLQDAIITIRGDRFVVPVKQEYKSSVQGIVHDQSSSGATLFIEPISIVNMNNDLRELRLKEKEEIERILQLLSQRVGEFADEIAANSHTLGRIDFIFAKGKLSTQMRGIEPEITSEKYIRIKNGRHPLIPGNAVVPINIWLGREFDTLVITGPNTGGKTVTLKTVGLFCLMSQSGLHLPADFGTTMGVFEQVFADIGDEQSIEQSLSTFSSHMKNIVQILENVTADSLVLFDELGAGTDPVEGAALAMAILDLLHGLHVRAIATTHYSELKHYALTKAGVENASVEFDVATLSPTYRLLIGVPGKSNAFEISKRLGLEDYVIQKAKELIDTENIEFEDLLQEIEQKRQQAEADRLRTLSEKQEAERLKEDYRQKWDSVNRQKDKIISEAKREAQKILKSAKEDSDELVKKLRDIEKAGYTKEMNRKIEQVRGDIKKSMGKLQTGVDDIIIPKIAKKELKTLKPGDEVRVITLGQKGNVLSCDNKKKEALVQIGIMKMALPYASLEMAEQEAAGKGSTGAGRIMKRKAESIKAEIDLRGMNLEEAMYEVDKYLDDAYISGLEKVTIIHGVGTGVLKSGIKQMLKRHSHVKSSRDGEYGEGGMGVTVVHLK; encoded by the coding sequence ATGAACAGCAAAGCGTTAAGCGTTTTAGAATACAACAAAATAGTAGGCATGCTTGTGGACAAGACAACATCATCGCTAGGCGCAAGACATGCCAGGGAAATAACGCCTTCTTCAGAAATGGAAGAGGTGCAGCATATGCAAAAGGAGACTAGCGAGGCCCAGTCCATGATACTAAAAAGCGGAAACATTCCGCTTGGGGGAATACATGACATTGAGCATCTCGCCAAAAGGGCTCAGCTTGGATCTTCGCTTGAGCCTGGGCAGCTCCTGATGGTATGCGACTGCCTGAGGGCTGCCAGGAGAATAAAGGGCTTCATAGGCAAGAACTCGCCTGAGGCCTATCCTCTTATGCACGTCCTCTCGCAGGAGCTCTCAGTCTTCAGGGATATAGAAGATGACATAGAAAACAGCATAATCGGAGAAAATGAGATTGCAGACACTGCAAGCCACGAGCTCAAAAGCATAAGAAGGAGACTAGTCCAAAAGAATGAGGATATAAGGGCAAAGCTCCATTCAATAATAACATCTACTTCATACCAAAAATATCTTCAGGATGCGATAATCACAATAAGGGGCGACCGGTTTGTTGTGCCTGTAAAGCAGGAATACAAATCAAGCGTACAGGGAATAGTCCACGACCAGTCATCGTCCGGGGCAACGCTCTTTATTGAGCCTATATCCATAGTGAACATGAACAACGATCTTCGCGAGCTAAGGCTAAAGGAAAAGGAAGAGATAGAGCGCATACTCCAGCTGCTTTCACAGCGGGTGGGCGAGTTTGCAGATGAGATAGCAGCCAATTCGCACACACTGGGCAGGATTGACTTTATATTTGCAAAGGGCAAGCTTTCGACGCAAATGAGGGGCATAGAGCCGGAAATAACCTCGGAAAAGTATATAAGGATAAAAAACGGCAGGCATCCGCTGATACCTGGCAATGCCGTTGTGCCAATAAATATATGGCTGGGAAGGGAGTTTGACACTCTCGTAATCACAGGGCCTAACACCGGGGGAAAGACCGTCACACTCAAGACTGTGGGCCTTTTTTGCCTCATGAGCCAGAGCGGCCTTCATCTGCCTGCGGATTTTGGCACGACCATGGGAGTGTTTGAACAGGTATTTGCCGACATTGGTGACGAGCAGAGCATAGAGCAGAGCCTTTCTACGTTCTCGTCGCACATGAAAAATATAGTGCAGATACTCGAAAACGTCACCGCCGACTCGCTTGTGCTATTTGATGAGCTTGGGGCGGGAACCGACCCAGTGGAAGGCGCCGCGCTTGCAATGGCAATACTCGACCTTCTGCACGGGCTCCATGTGCGGGCTATAGCGACTACTCACTACAGCGAGCTCAAGCATTACGCTCTTACAAAGGCGGGAGTTGAGAACGCCTCTGTGGAGTTCGACGTTGCCACACTCAGCCCGACCTACAGGCTCCTGATCGGAGTTCCGGGCAAGTCGAATGCATTTGAGATATCAAAGCGACTCGGACTTGAGGATTATGTAATACAAAAGGCCAAGGAGCTAATAGACACGGAGAACATAGAATTCGAAGACCTGCTTCAGGAGATAGAGCAAAAGAGGCAGCAGGCCGAAGCCGACAGGCTAAGGACGCTTTCCGAAAAGCAGGAGGCTGAAAGGCTAAAGGAAGACTACCGACAGAAATGGGATAGCGTAAATAGGCAAAAGGACAAGATAATATCTGAGGCCAAGCGCGAAGCCCAAAAGATTCTAAAGAGCGCAAAGGAAGACTCGGATGAGCTCGTCAAAAAACTAAGAGATATTGAAAAGGCCGGCTACACGAAGGAAATGAACAGGAAGATTGAGCAGGTAAGAGGGGATATCAAAAAATCCATGGGCAAGCTTCAGACTGGAGTCGACGATATAATAATCCCCAAAATCGCAAAAAAAGAGCTCAAGACACTCAAGCCTGGAGACGAGGTCAGGGTCATAACTCTGGGCCAGAAAGGAAATGTCCTTTCGTGCGACAACAAGAAAAAGGAAGCTCTCGTTCAGATTGGAATAATGAAGATGGCCCTGCCCTACGCTTCGCTCGAGATGGCAGAGCAGGAGGCTGCCGGCAAAGGCAGCACAGGCGCCGGAAGGATAATGAAGCGAAAAGCGGAAAGCATTAAGGCCGAGATAGACCTGCGCGGAATGAATCTTGAAGAGGCCATGTACGAGGTGGACAAGTATCTGGACGATGCATATATATCGGGGCTCGAGAAGGTCACAATAATACATGGGGTCGGTACGGGAGTGCTAAAGTCTGGAATTAAGCAGATGCTAAAGCGCCATTCTCATGTCAAAAGCAGCAGGGACGGAGAATACGGGGAAGGCGGCATGGGAGTAACCGTGGTGCATCTTAAATAG
- a CDS encoding S-layer homology domain-containing protein, protein MKRFKSKLIGLVCASSLFFQPVFALEAADISGHWAEGEIRTWLEKGYAKGYESGEFKPDAPVTRAEFAAFMNRTLGLSDIKAVSFKDVAAGDWFYTDMLKANAAGYISGYEDNTVRPYARITRQEAALMIQRALNVQQSDYSKEAAGFSDYINIAEWAADAVGYCFKEGIIKGYTDGSFMPDRSVTRAEAIRMLDEGTKVRDRLREQEQEQEQQEQDQQEQEQEQNGIPESSTSHRAFYILEKWMSGGDAYVEFVEYGVDGTFSAKARNLEYSQIDEERPYVARIRSGEIEFVKPINSKPFDSIYGKVVEKSGNFIKLDTTPGSTDDDETFTNISLSGSTLVYEESSKNSAAAIGRGDFIWAITEDTIRARVVEMLTEDELENNRDNPPYTDGY, encoded by the coding sequence TTGAAGAGATTCAAAAGCAAGCTTATAGGGCTTGTATGCGCATCGAGCCTGTTTTTTCAGCCTGTATTTGCGCTTGAAGCCGCAGACATCAGCGGGCACTGGGCTGAAGGCGAGATAAGGACATGGCTGGAGAAGGGGTATGCGAAAGGATATGAGAGCGGTGAATTCAAGCCGGATGCTCCTGTTACAAGGGCAGAGTTTGCGGCTTTCATGAACAGGACTCTCGGGCTAAGCGATATAAAGGCGGTGAGCTTCAAGGACGTTGCGGCAGGCGACTGGTTCTACACTGACATGCTAAAGGCAAATGCCGCAGGCTATATATCAGGCTATGAGGACAATACGGTAAGACCGTATGCCCGGATAACAAGGCAGGAGGCGGCTCTTATGATCCAAAGGGCGCTTAATGTGCAGCAGTCTGACTATTCAAAAGAGGCGGCGGGATTCAGCGACTATATCAATATAGCTGAATGGGCAGCAGATGCGGTGGGATATTGCTTCAAGGAGGGCATAATAAAAGGATATACTGACGGCAGCTTTATGCCTGACAGAAGCGTCACAAGGGCAGAAGCCATAAGAATGCTCGATGAAGGGACAAAGGTCAGGGACAGGCTGCGCGAACAGGAACAGGAGCAGGAGCAGCAAGAACAAGACCAGCAAGAACAAGAGCAGGAACAAAACGGTATACCTGAAAGCTCAACATCTCACAGGGCGTTTTATATTCTTGAAAAGTGGATGTCCGGAGGGGATGCCTACGTTGAATTCGTAGAATACGGAGTTGACGGAACATTCAGCGCCAAGGCGAGAAACCTCGAGTACAGCCAGATAGACGAAGAAAGGCCGTATGTTGCCAGAATAAGAAGCGGTGAGATTGAATTTGTAAAGCCTATAAATTCCAAGCCGTTTGACAGCATATACGGCAAAGTTGTTGAAAAGAGCGGGAACTTCATTAAGCTTGATACGACTCCGGGAAGCACAGATGATGATGAGACATTTACAAACATAAGCCTTTCGGGAAGCACGCTTGTATACGAAGAGTCCAGCAAGAATTCAGCAGCTGCCATAGGCAGGGGGGACTTCATATGGGCAATCACAGAGGATACAATAAGGGCGAGAGTAGTCGAGATGCTTACTGAAGATGAGCTTGAGAACAATAGGGACAACCCGCCATATACTGACGGGTATTAA
- a CDS encoding nucleoside recognition domain-containing protein: protein MITGSIRRGIKQGIDTTLLLAKVVIPVYVLVTVLRHTPVMGMIADMFKPLMALFNLPGEAAIVLVLGNCLNFFCGSWRNERNRPHGLTDNNNSPDALVLARAFHGNGRGENAGSQ from the coding sequence ATGATTACAGGTTCAATAAGAAGAGGGATCAAACAGGGGATAGACACAACACTGCTGCTGGCAAAAGTTGTAATTCCGGTATACGTGCTTGTCACGGTGCTGAGGCATACTCCTGTGATGGGCATGATTGCAGATATGTTCAAGCCGCTCATGGCGCTTTTCAACCTTCCCGGCGAAGCTGCGATAGTGCTTGTTCTGGGCAACTGTCTCAATTTTTTTTGCGGCTCTTGGCGCAATGAGCGCAATAGACCTCACGGCCTCACAGATAACAACAATAGCCCTGATGCTCTCGTTCTCGCACGCGCTTTTCATGGAAACGGCCGTGGTGAAAATGCTGGGAGTCAATGA